Proteins from a genomic interval of Arthrobacter sp. CAN_C5:
- the gabT gene encoding 4-aminobutyrate--2-oxoglutarate transaminase, with amino-acid sequence MTTQVTQPQFRLEQKRKIIADFPGPKSTELAARRAAVVAKGVASGVPVYVADADGGIVHDVDGNSFIDLGSGIAVTSVGASDPAVVGAVKEQVEHFTHTCFMVTPYEGYIAVAEKLAELTPGDFEKRTVLFNSGAEAVENAIKVARLATGRTAVAAFDHAYHGRTNLTMALTAKSLPYKGGPAGDFGPFASEVYRLPMSYPFREENPSISGVEAAQRAITMMEKQIGASSLAAIIIEPIQGEGGFIVPAEGFLPTLAAWAKENGVVFIADEVQSGFCRTGAWFAVDHEGVVPDIITMAKGIAGGMPLSAITGRADLLDAVHPGGLGGTFGGNPVACAAALAAIETMQEQDLISRAQAIEELATSRLSALQDDLGAESIIGEIRGRGAMLALEFVKPGTKTPNPEATKAIAAACLQEGVIILTCGTYGNVVRLLPPLVIGDELLNDGLDVLEAAIRAAK; translated from the coding sequence ATGACCACCCAAGTAACCCAGCCGCAGTTCCGGCTCGAGCAAAAACGCAAGATCATCGCCGACTTCCCCGGACCCAAGTCCACTGAGCTGGCCGCCCGGCGCGCTGCGGTCGTCGCCAAGGGTGTCGCCTCCGGCGTCCCGGTGTACGTTGCCGACGCCGACGGTGGCATCGTGCACGACGTCGACGGCAACTCCTTCATCGACCTCGGCTCGGGCATCGCGGTGACCAGCGTCGGGGCATCGGATCCCGCCGTCGTCGGGGCCGTCAAGGAACAGGTGGAGCACTTCACCCACACCTGCTTCATGGTCACCCCCTACGAGGGCTACATTGCGGTCGCCGAGAAGCTGGCCGAACTGACGCCGGGCGATTTCGAGAAGCGCACCGTGCTGTTCAACTCGGGTGCCGAGGCTGTCGAGAATGCGATCAAGGTGGCGCGTCTGGCAACCGGCCGCACCGCCGTCGCGGCTTTCGATCATGCGTATCACGGCCGCACCAACCTAACGATGGCACTGACCGCCAAGTCCCTGCCCTACAAGGGCGGACCTGCTGGCGACTTCGGGCCCTTCGCGTCAGAGGTGTACCGGCTGCCGATGAGCTACCCGTTCCGCGAGGAAAACCCCTCGATCTCCGGTGTTGAGGCTGCCCAGCGCGCCATCACGATGATGGAGAAGCAGATTGGGGCCAGCTCACTGGCCGCCATTATCATCGAACCGATCCAGGGCGAGGGCGGCTTCATCGTTCCCGCCGAAGGCTTCCTGCCGACCCTGGCCGCGTGGGCCAAGGAGAACGGTGTGGTCTTCATCGCTGACGAGGTGCAGTCGGGCTTCTGCCGCACCGGCGCCTGGTTTGCCGTCGACCATGAGGGTGTGGTGCCCGACATCATCACGATGGCCAAGGGCATCGCCGGCGGGATGCCCCTGTCGGCCATCACCGGCCGGGCGGACCTGCTCGACGCCGTCCATCCCGGTGGGCTCGGCGGCACCTTCGGTGGTAACCCGGTGGCGTGCGCAGCCGCACTGGCCGCCATCGAGACGATGCAGGAGCAGGACCTGATCTCGCGCGCTCAGGCGATCGAAGAGCTGGCTACATCGCGTCTGAGTGCGTTGCAGGACGACCTGGGTGCCGAGTCGATTATCGGCGAGATCCGTGGTCGTGGCGCGATGCTGGCACTCGAGTTCGTGAAGCCCGGCACCAAGACACCCAACCCGGAGGCCACCAAAGCCATCGCCGCGGCCTGCCTGCAGGAGGGTGTCATCATCCTGACCTGTGGCACCTACGGCAACGTGGTTCGGCTGCTGCCCCCACTTGTGATCGGCGACGAGCTGCTAAACGACGGCCTGGACGTTCTTGAGGCGGCAATCCGCGCCGCGAAGTAG
- a CDS encoding TetR/AcrR family transcriptional regulator, protein MGSVGTPVGRRRAGRPPRGLLSRDLITDAALSLIASHGYDGLTMSALAQQLRVAPSALYNHAESKQEVLRWVEDQVMAQVDFSAFAVAPWDEAVRAWAWSYREVFAAHTPLISVIAVLPVTGAPETLAMYEAVSAGFLDAGWPEDRIIPAIVALESFIFGSAFDVAAPEDIFESGSLGPDYPRFTAAVRVRGGLQADSADAAFALGLEALIVGLQAQLAS, encoded by the coding sequence ATGGGAAGTGTAGGAACGCCGGTCGGCCGTCGGCGGGCGGGTCGCCCGCCCCGCGGGCTACTCTCCCGCGACCTCATCACCGATGCGGCGCTGAGCTTGATAGCCTCCCACGGCTACGACGGCCTCACCATGTCTGCCCTGGCACAACAGCTACGAGTGGCGCCATCGGCCCTGTATAACCACGCCGAGTCCAAGCAGGAAGTGCTGCGCTGGGTGGAGGACCAGGTGATGGCGCAGGTGGACTTCAGCGCCTTTGCCGTGGCGCCGTGGGATGAGGCAGTCCGCGCGTGGGCCTGGTCCTACCGCGAGGTTTTCGCTGCGCACACCCCGCTAATCTCGGTGATCGCTGTCCTGCCAGTAACTGGTGCACCTGAAACTCTGGCAATGTACGAGGCTGTCTCCGCCGGCTTCCTCGACGCCGGATGGCCAGAGGACCGCATCATTCCCGCCATTGTGGCCCTGGAGTCCTTCATCTTCGGGTCCGCTTTCGACGTCGCCGCACCGGAGGACATCTTCGAGTCCGGCAGCCTGGGACCCGACTACCCCCGGTTCACTGCGGCCGTGCGGGTGCGAGGCGGCTTGCAGGCCGACTCGGCCGATGCGGCCTTCGCCCTGGGCCTCGAGGCGCTCATCGTGGGCCTGCAGGCGCAGCTCGCAAGCTAA